AAGCACCAGACGTCGCAAAAATTGaacatattaaatttaatatattcacTTTCCGTGACACACAACAATAAGACATTGtagaaagtttaaaattaaatttaatatcttcaCTTTCCGCGACGCACAAGAACAAGATGTCgcgaaaagtttaaaattaaatttaatatcgtTACTTTCCGCAACATGTGGCAGGTGCACATCGGGGAATGTGGCAGGTTTAGTATATTTACTTTTCGCGACGCACAAGAACTAGATGTCGCGAAAAGTGAAAGTTGTAAGTGTACGTATTGAAGTGACAATGGTCACCTTTCCGCGACATGTGGCAGGTGCACATTGGGgaatgtttaaataattaattaattatttaaactttctaCGACATTAGGGTTACTCGACGTCAGGGAAAGTCCACTATATTTCCTTCCCCTTCAACACAGAATCGATggtaaaacaaaagaaagagaaaatcgcccgagagagagggagaggaggAGATTCGTGCTGCCATCCGTCTGTCTTCGCCGTCACCATTGCTGCCACCGGAAGTGTCCTTGTCCCCCTCTTTCTCCTCTATTACTATTCCTCACTCTCTCTCCTTCCCTCTACTTTCTCCATATTTTCCTTCTCTGAATCACTCATCTTCCTCTCTCATTCCCTTgtactttctctcttttccttctctgAATCGTTCATCTCAGTTCGTTTTTCTATCCAATTTCATTCTCCAAAAACGATTAATCGCTTGGAAATAGACTAATTTATCAGTAACATCAACCATATATGACACAGACATAAATAATGGAAGAATCTAGTGggtttcttttcatatataaataaaataattaattaaaatatatatttaaagccTTCTGCAAACACACGTCACGGAAGCCTTTTGCAACATCGCGTCATGGAAGCCATTTGCGATGTCGCATCGTGGAAGCCATCTGCGACGACGCATCGTGGAAGCCATCTACGACGTGCTGCAACGTCCGTTGGAAAAATTTTCCTCGTCGTTGACATGAGCTACGTCGAGGAAAGTATCCGTGACATGCTTTCCCCGATGTGCCTATCGACATCGTTCGCGACGTCGCAATAACCTTCCACGACCTTGGTAAGAATTTTCGGCGACGTATTGCTACGTCGGGAAAAATCTTATTTCTCGTAGGTGTTCAGGTGGAGAAATGAAAGTGGGAGCATCCTatataaagagtttacataagactggaACCATGGTATAGCCtcttttacgttataacatcGTTCGTTATATAAATCTgactatttcatttattaatgactaattaaattgataggGCAAAAGAGTATACGTGAAAAGTGTTTGTTAGGTCGCTTAATTCATGCAATAACGTGCTCAGAATGATAcaacaagaaaatgaattaaagttGCTATTGAAATAAGGGTAGATGGcctacaaaattttatagtatATAGGCAAGTCATGGTGTCGAACCAAAGGAAATGGAAGAATCAATCTTCAATTTACTTGAAAGAAATTGTCAGGAACATGaaagaaacaattaaaagaaattaaagcaATTGAATTAAAGCAAGAGAGAGCTAGGAAAGACAATTTTGtattagttttgaattgaAGAATGTGTAAAGATTCACtaatatgataatttttatatgatataCTATACAGTATATCATTCAATCTGGGTGATCTATTTGAAGTTCTCTCTCCATTCCTCCTTTCTCTCCACTtgtctttttctccttttccttttcttcttcttctttttttatttgtttcttcttttcttgttcTATCTTCATTTAGTCTCTTTCATTCtcttaatataaatttgtactttcacataatgtaaaatttgttacaaaattaaaatacaccgtaaaacatacatacatatattgtTATCTAATActatattaaatatacaagGAGTATACAATGATCTATTTAAAtcgaaaatatttttaatcatgtaaatttttacaaattaacttCCAATATAcgaaaattaatgaaattttgatgaaatataataagtatatgtaagaatttgttaaattacgtggaatatatgaaaaacaatgcaaaaacGTGGTATATATACTTAACTGACAGTAAATAAGGGTATATACTGTAAATTACATGGCGTATATATTCCATTCcttgtaaattttctttatcaaaaaACATTTTACCGGAAAATTTCACTGGGATACTACATTTCACAATTTCATacacataattattaatatgatttgaatatagactcacaaaaaaaaagggtaatttcgattataataatacaacaaaaaaaattaatcacatATCATATTTACATAGGACATCTAATAAATGCAAATCTTAATCATATGAGACGGTTCACTTTccttatttaaattttgtatttttcttaatatactattaataataaaaatgggcTCATTAgaacatttatgaaaaaattgacAACATTCGGTCCAACTTGTAATAAGTCACCTCTATTTTACGTTATAGTAGTTAAAAtctctaatatttaatttaatcaaaataattaaaccgAAACAACGATCataatgaaaacatgtggcatcaTTAGAATGGACCGGATTtatgtcttcaattttaatttgggtcatgtcaatttttaattagtgacaaatttaattatgaattgttCTTCAAATCTATTCTCCCCCAAATTAATTGTGAATTGTTCTTAAAATCTGATGGAGGAGTAAACATGAATGATTTGGGTTGAGAATTTCTTGTGAGGGGTGAATTTTTAACAAGAATATAATTACATGtaatcttctttctttcttcaagaATTTGTATCTTGATCTCTTGATGTTGAtctcaatttttcttcattttaattatggaTCGATTTTAGCAATATTGCCTTTGTATGCAATGTACAAATctcaagaaataaataattgattttttcttcatcattcttgatctattttaattcttcattGAAATCTTGATTGAGATTGCTTGATTCACTTTGATTTCTCTGCAATTTGTACTCAATTACATTTTCGTTCTTGgccaaattaattttctttaatccaaTTTGTAATCTCATACATAAGCATGCAATGTGCGTTTGTTTTtgtgaaattaaagaaatctTGCTAGTTGATCTTCATTCCAATTCTAAGCATCAATTTCTTGGCATCAGCAATctattattttgtcaaaattctTGGATAGAAGTTCATGCCctaattcttattttattgaacaattaatgcatatttgaagaaatttgtctcatgcatttttttttattcttaatcaaattaattttgttcattaagcaaTTTAATTCGCATTTAAATCTTCTCAGTCGTTGCTTGAATCTTGATCAATATTCGAATTAAGCATATATGTCTAACAAATTATATCAACGTGGGAAAATGATCACAATTAATTAGTGAGATTtgtcaaaaaaggaaaatcaacCGATCCCAAAAAAAGgttattaaaaattgattatagGTTTGGTGGGAGAAAATAAgttgttttgttattgttagATAGTGGAAGTTTGAAATGTATTGTATTACTTCTTGAATATTAGTAGTTCATAAGAgcaagaaaaattagaaaacttaGATTGAAGAATTCTATTAATATCTCCTTACAACGGTTGTAAAAGTGGAACATAGTTTAGTTTTCCAAGAAAAGAATAGTTAAATTTGTTGTCAGCCAATAATACAACAAATGAATTAACAGGGAAACGaaaagaacagaaaaaaactaaagatatAAATGTGAGGAATTGATAAATAAACCAATTGCTTTGGGAATTTTGGTGCCACAATCCAAatcctccatttttttttttttttttttgttgctacAAAGCACAATACAATGCAGTGGCCAAAAGCAgttgaatattttgaaaaacgtAAGTATGAAGATCATAGAGTTGTATGTTACAATACCAATGTAACCCATGAAGGTTCTTTATGGCGGGCTGAGAATCCTGTTGCTTCAACTCTCCCTGTTTTTGCTCTTCAACTTTgccttattattttcttctctcgtGTTCTTATTTTCGTCTTCAAACCCCTACGCCAACCACCCATTGTAGCGGAAATTCTTGTAAGTTTTGATTATGGCCACCAtctttttaggtttttatGATGAATTTAGAAACTCAAGGGTTTTgacaatttcttttgtttgtttttccaaGGCTGGGGTGCTGATGGGGCCGTCGTTATTGGGGTTGACGGATACGTTTGcgaaatatatatttgcttGGAAGAGTTTATTGGCGTTGGAAACTGTAGCgaatttgagtttagtttattatatttttcttgttggCTTGGAGCTTGACATGGCACCAATTGTACGTGCTGGAGGGAAGTCTATAAGCATTGCTCTGCTTGGCATACTTCTTCCAATTCCCGTTGGGATTGGCTTGCATCATCTGATCAACAGCGGTAGGAACAAAGCTAAGATGCCCCAGGCCACTGTTCATGGTCCTTTGTTTTGGGGTATTTCCTTAGCCACAACCAACTTCCCTGACTTGTCACGTATTCTTTCTGATGTTAAGCTTCTCCATTCGGAGATTGGAAGAACTGCTTTATCTGCTGCTGTTATTACAGATCTCTGCTCTTGGGTGCTTCTTGTGATTACCATGTCAATTAGCAATGTGGGGAAGTACTATGCAGTTACCTCAACCTTTATTTTTGTGTGCATGTGTCTTTTCCTTTTCCGTCCTGCTCTCAAGTGGCTCGTTCGCGTCAGCTCCAAGGATGGGAACTACAATGAGTTTCATATTTGCTTTGTGATGACTGGCGTTGTGGCGTGTGGGTTGATTACTGATGCGTGTGGTACGCATTCGATAGTTGGAGCATTCATGTGGGGGGTTATCATGCCTAAGGGTGAGCTGAAGGATATGATCATGGGGAAGGTCGAAGATTTGGTTAAATCAATTCTGATGCCTACATTTTTCGTGGTGACTGGCCTTAGAGTGAATTGTAACATCATTTCTAAAGAATCGGACTGGGTGTTGGTTTTGTTGATCATCTTCTTGGCTACCTCGGCCAAAATTGTTAGCACATTCCTTGTGGCCATCTTCTGCAACATGCCACCTCGAGAGGGTTTGACTCTTGGCTCACTTATGAATACAAAAGGCTTACTTGCCTTGATAATCATCAGTGCCGGACGAGATATGCAGGTGAAATGTTAATCTTACACAAATTTTGATTGGAATTCTTTCTTGAAGTCGAAATTACTTAACTTCTCCACCTTTTTCTAGGCTTTGGGACTTCTCACGTTCACAGTGATGATCATGTCTTTCTGGGTAATGACGGCTCTAATTGGACCAACATTGGCTTTTACTTACAAGTCCATCAAGACATCAAGGAAAACTAGGTATAGAACCATTCAAAGCATCAAACCGGAGGCAGAGTTTCGAGTTGTTGCGTGTGTCCACTCCACCCGAAATGTCTACGGTATCATCCATCTCCTTGGAGCTTCAAACCCCACCAAGCAATCGCCACTTTTAGTCTTCGCTATCCACTTGGTCGAGCTTACTGGTCGTGCCACGGCAATGATGATTGTCCATGGCCAATGTAAAGCCAGCTCTGCCAAAGCCAAGGTCCAGACTGACCACATTATCAATGCATTTGACAAATTTGAGAACCAGAATAACAGTGTCACTGTCCATTCCCTCACAGCCGTGTCACCATATGCAACAATGCACGACGACATCTGTGGCATTGCAGCGGAGAAGCGTGTACACTTGATCATTGTCCCATTTCACAAGCAGCCAACACTAGATGGGGGATTAGAAGATGGCAACCCCTCACTTGGGTTGGTCAATAACAGTGTGATGACTAATGCCCCTTGCTCTGTAGCAGTCCTTGTTGACCGTGGCCTCTCTGCCACCAACCTCACAGACTCCAACCGATCCAACCGCACACAACAACGCTTTGCTCTATTCTTCATCGGTGGCCCTGACGATAGAGAAGCTCTAGCTTACGCAAAGCGGATGTCAGAGCATCCAGGCATTCTTATAACAGTGGTAAGATTCATCCCTGGTGAAGAAGTGAAGGAAATGAGCATAATGGACTTTCCtggagaagaaaatgtggAAATTCTTACAGCCTTAGCAAgagaaaagaaggagaaggtGATTGACAACGATTATATTGACGACTTTCGGTTACAAATCTTGAGCAACCAATCGATTGGATATGCAGAAGTGGTGGTGAACAATGGGGATGAAACACTAAAAGCAATAAGCACATTGGAAAATGAGTTCAGCTTGTATATTGTTGGAAGAGGTAGAGGGATGGTGTCGCCGCTCGTGTCGGGGCTGTCGGAGTGGAGTGACTCACCGGAGCTGGGGGTGTTAGGGGATGCGTTGGTAACATCAAGCTTTGCAACAAATGTGTCATTGCTGGTGGTGCAACAAGGGGATGTGGAAGACGAGAAGGGTGAGAGGTTTAACGATGGAGGGTTTATTGGGGAGCAATTTGGAGAGCATGAGGGATGGCAGTCACCCATGAAGAAGAATGTTGATGGAGACTTTGATCTTTTTGTGAATCAAAAGGAGAATAATCAAGAGGGTgaggaggaagatgaagagaagGGGAAAGAGGGTCATTATCAACCAAATGGAACCAAAGTTTACCACACTAAACCATCTCGGTTGTGaacaaattcatttcaataaatatttagatttgtaTTCTTGGTTACATTTTTGCACATTCAATCTAACTCtctaatttcaaattgatttcCATCTCCCAAAATTTACTTTGCTCTTCCATTTGTGATTGGAAGGAGATGCATATCAACATATACATACTCCTTGCACTTACAATCAGCCACGTATATGAGCCTAACGCAACATAAACGTCCATGTAAAACATAATAgtgaatttaaattgatacatttatataaatttagggTCTAAGtcgatatatttataaaaatttagggTCTAAATtggtatatttataaaagtttaaaacctaatttgatacaattattagtttaggattaaaattgatacaacttCCAAAGTAcatagtttaaattgatacagttattaaattaagatttaaactAATACAAATCTGAAAGTTGAAGGggtaaatttcaaaaattatatacctttgaaaaacaatttaaatttaaaattatggccaaacacaaattcaaattttgaattcaattccttccaaataaaattttaatacaattccttcgaaataaaattttaaagtcgtaaattaaattttaaaatattagtttacacattttgaattaattatgttcatcgtaaataaatatattccATTTCATAAATATCACTTTTAATACTCAAACTCTTTGAATCTTCTTTATGATGATTGAttgaataaaagtaaattgtttacattaatttttctatgatAAGAAGTgaagtttaagtttttaaaatttgacacAAATGTATACaatgaaaagatatattttaaagtagtATAAGAATATTGGTCCATTTTCATGGATTAAATAAGacaataaatatagaaatgtattaaatattatcatctttaaatgaaaagaacattttttaaattattttacattatttttaagagCATGTGATTTTCTATCGTTAgattatgagaaaataaacttaaaatgatattaagTTGGTATggtaattatttaatataaagaataataaacaaaatttgtatgtTCCCTTTTTCAATCTCACCATCTCGTCATCTCTATCTTCTCATTTCTTCAACCTCGTAATTGAGAACTGATAGTTCCTTCCAACgttatcttcttcctctcattTCGTTTGCTTTAAAGTCATATAGGTAGATTGTCGTTGTTTACTCAAATGTTGTCGCACGACTTTATTTCTATATTCTTgcgttttggtttttggtttttcagTTTCTTTTAGATATTCAACCTTCAAATCTATAACcaataaaaagatgaaatataCCTATTCAATATAAACgttcaataattttcattattgcTAGAATAAGATATGAATTTATGTACTACAATTCAACAAAATAGGAATTAATTATGATGGAGGTAGTCAATAAAAATGGAGAAACAAATTCTAAATACAAAATCCGTGATTactaaagaaaactaaaagattaaatatacCTCCGTAGCTATCATGTTCAATTACAAACCTTCCTCcattttatattgtaattcaaccaaatatgaattaattatgattaattattaCTCAATTAAGCATTTAAAGAAAGACAACGATTTGTGTATTaattacttattattatttgttaagaatttttaaagtttgtggtaactttaaaatatatttttaatgattgtttaaaaaaatggattgtATTGggtaaaaaattagttttaggtaTTTTGCAAAAGTGTTATTAAGGTTTATGATTGCaacaaacatagaaaaaaataatcaaattcaagCTTTTATATGGAATAATCAAATTCAAGCTTTTATATGGAATtgactttgtttttgtcatttttacgaataataaagtatgtgcTATAACTTGTGTAgctttacaaaatattaattattaatatataatatataaaatttgtaataagtTCGAAGTTTAATTGTTATAAGTTTAGATTTACGGTTGGAACGGTTTAGATTTTGTAATAAGTTTGGATGAACGATATTTAGTAATTCCATTTGATGGTCGAAGAAGGTATATATAGatgtaattttgtaaaaaaattaaagagtaaATGCATTCTGTCTTCTTATATGTTAAAGATTAAAGATTAACgataaagatatatattccCTATATTTACATAGATTTACTTTCAATTATCAAATCTACTGTCATCACATACTATTGAATAGAAAGCCATAATTAGGTGGAGAATGGAAATTTATCTAAATGCTCCATCGTTCTTCTTGTGTTTAGATCTCAGATCCAAAACCTTTTTTCCCCTAATACCTCTTTTAGGGGTTAAAGTAAGGTATTGGTAGATTTTATACATTTGCTGAAGTATTGAGAAGTGAACGCTTGAAAGGGTCAATATAAAGCCGCAAATTGAAAGGCTAACAAAGTGTGTAACACTTCCTACCTCAGTTTCAGTAACACTTCCCCACTCTCATGCCAATAAAAGATGTGAGAGAAAGAAACCCTGAAGTCGTTCTATGACCCAAAGCTCTGTATTGTTCCTTCCATTTCATATAATCTTATCATTCCTCTTTTAGTCCAGTCTTAGAACTATTGCTAActgaattttgatttaaatctCCATCATGAGCTCACCCCCTTGGCGTTCAACTACATAGATACTTTAAGAGACATCCTCccttcaaatacaaactacTTATCATTGTGTTGTTTGGTTTTATTGAATTGCAAGCACTCAGAATTGCATAAAAGTTAAGCGTTAGTTAATAATGAATTTCATAAAAGGTCTAGAAATGGACATACGGTAATTGACTTCACACTAGACATGGAGTGATTCCCACCAAGGAgtgtttctatatatatttagaatttaCCTAAGAAGTAAAATGTTACTCCGAGAaagatgggaaaaaaaaagagcacCACTTGAACATATATTTAGACTTCTTAATTagcaaagaaaaacaaaacaaactgAAAGGTTACATAAACTTGAAAGCATTAGTAAATGTAC
This is a stretch of genomic DNA from Cucumis sativus cultivar 9930 chromosome 4, Cucumber_9930_V3, whole genome shotgun sequence. It encodes these proteins:
- the LOC101220696 gene encoding cation/H(+) antiporter 15 gives rise to the protein MQWPKAVEYFEKRKYEDHRVVCYNTNVTHEGSLWRAENPVASTLPVFALQLCLIIFFSRVLIFVFKPLRQPPIVAEILAGVLMGPSLLGLTDTFAKYIFAWKSLLALETVANLSLVYYIFLVGLELDMAPIVRAGGKSISIALLGILLPIPVGIGLHHLINSGRNKAKMPQATVHGPLFWGISLATTNFPDLSRILSDVKLLHSEIGRTALSAAVITDLCSWVLLVITMSISNVGKYYAVTSTFIFVCMCLFLFRPALKWLVRVSSKDGNYNEFHICFVMTGVVACGLITDACGTHSIVGAFMWGVIMPKGELKDMIMGKVEDLVKSILMPTFFVVTGLRVNCNIISKESDWVLVLLIIFLATSAKIVSTFLVAIFCNMPPREGLTLGSLMNTKGLLALIIISAGRDMQALGLLTFTVMIMSFWVMTALIGPTLAFTYKSIKTSRKTRYRTIQSIKPEAEFRVVACVHSTRNVYGIIHLLGASNPTKQSPLLVFAIHLVELTGRATAMMIVHGQCKASSAKAKVQTDHIINAFDKFENQNNSVTVHSLTAVSPYATMHDDICGIAAEKRVHLIIVPFHKQPTLDGGLEDGNPSLGLVNNSVMTNAPCSVAVLVDRGLSATNLTDSNRSNRTQQRFALFFIGGPDDREALAYAKRMSEHPGILITVVRFIPGEEVKEMSIMDFPGEENVEILTALAREKKEKVIDNDYIDDFRLQILSNQSIGYAEVVVNNGDETLKAISTLENEFSLYIVGRGRGMVSPLVSGLSEWSDSPELGVLGDALVTSSFATNVSLLVVQQGDVEDEKGERFNDGGFIGEQFGEHEGWQSPMKKNVDGDFDLFVNQKENNQEGEEEDEEKGKEGHYQPNGTKVYHTKPSRL